A stretch of the Neofelis nebulosa isolate mNeoNeb1 chromosome 1, mNeoNeb1.pri, whole genome shotgun sequence genome encodes the following:
- the RPL37 gene encoding large ribosomal subunit protein eL37, giving the protein MFWFPNVEAFTGLDLFAYVGPHGIRATSVAVTCEILAKRRVSTGTPRFPTRNLRCGHNSELKKVEENEQAHKERSSGVNVALGQGGSTEVTPIRTPGSCEPSRHPALKPLLAPPGSGSSSRPTHTALRAFENGVPVPPEVLAWAEASEPPYSGSAFFSGLFGLGCGNKMTKGTSSFGKRRNKTHTLCRRCGSKAYHLQKSTCGKCGYPAKRKRKYNWSAKAKRRNTTGTGRMRHLKIVYRRFRHGFREGTTPKPKRAAVAASSSS; this is encoded by the exons ATGTTTTGGTTTCCCAACGTGGAGGCATTTACAGGCTTAGATTTGTTTGCTTACGTAGGTCCCCACGGCATTAGAGCCACCTCAGTGGCTGTCACTTGTGAGATATTAGCAAAG CGCAGGGTCAGCACGGGCACCCCTAGATTCCCCACCCGAAATCTGCGGTGTGGGCACAACTCAGAACTCAAGAAGGTGGAAGAAAATGAGCAGGCGCACAAAGAACGCAGCTCTGGCGTGAACGTTGCTCTCGGCCAAGGCGGGTCCACCGAAGTCACGCCCATTCGGACACCAGGAAGCTGTGAGCCCTCCCGCCACCCGGCCCTGAAACCCTTATTGGCTCCGCCTGGCTCTGGATCCTCCTCTAGACCCACCCACACTGCGCTACGGGCGTTTGAGAACGGTGTACCGGTCCCGCCGGAAGTACTTGCCTGGGCGGAAGCTTCTGAGCCACCATATAGCGGAAGTGCCTTTTTTTCCGGCCTCTTTGGTCTCGGTTGCGGAAACAAGATG ACGAAGGGGACGTCATCGTTTGGAAAGCGTCGCAATAAGACGCACACGTTGTGCCGCCGCTGTGGCTCGAAGGCCTACCACCTTCAGAAGTCGACCTGTGGCAAATGTGGCTATCCTGCCAAGCGAAAGAGAAAGT ATAACTGGAGTGCCAAGgctaaaagaagaaataccaCTGGGACCGGTCGAATGAGGCACCTAAAAATTGTATACCGCAGATTCAG GCATGGATTCCGTGAAGGAACAACGCCTAAACCCAAGAGGGCAGCTGTTGCAGCATCCAGTTCATCTTAA